In Pararge aegeria chromosome 5, ilParAegt1.1, whole genome shotgun sequence, one DNA window encodes the following:
- the LOC120623983 gene encoding serine protease 53-like has product MEKLAHLQPALVNLSSPRLLHHNARLHTAQQTVSKLQELALEALPHLPYSPDLAPADYYFFQNLDNILWEKDISENSTLIEHAEARITGGEIPEEFENNFSYQVQILIRDTKFCSGAIINPNNILTAAHCVDRTKPNEVEVRAGSRRLGEGMEIPIDSITVPKDFDAREHYMDIAVLRTSTPFTFSRELKPTFLAAVNSELPDTITVAGWGTDGISNDLSEELRFVNLPVISNLQCQTRYPESSITRHLFCAENTRVGGQGTCKGDGGAPATMTNTTRLVGISSFARGCGFDIAPSVFTNVNNKEIRDFIDSNTKKNISENSTVIEQADARIAGGEIPEEEENNFSYQVQILIRNTKFCSGAIIERYYILTAAHCVDKTKPNEVEVRAGSRRLGEGMVIPIDSIMVPKDFDAREHYMDIAVLRTSTPFTFSRELKPTFLAAVNSDLPDSVTVAGWGTDGISNDLSEELRFVNLPVISNLQCQARYPESGITRNLFCAENIRQGGQGTCKGDGGAPAVMENSRRLAGISTFARGCGFDIAPSVFTNVDNKEIRDFIDSNTSDKGDNFLDIYDDFECDEDGTTDYEYACLN; this is encoded by the exons GCTTGCACATCTGCAACCAGCTTTGGTCAATCTGTCGTCCCCACGGCTCCTTCACCACAACGCGCGACTCCATACTGCGCAACAGACAGTTTCCAAGCTGCAAGAGCTGGCGTTGGAAGCTCTCCCTCATCTGCCATACTCACCAGACCTTGCACCTGCCGACTATTACTTTTTCCAAAATTTAGACAACATTTTATGGG AAAAGGACATCTCCGAGAACAGTACCCTGATAGAACACGCTGAGGCACGGATTACTGGAGGGGAAATTCCTGAAGAATTCGAGAATAATTTTAGTTATCAAGTACAAATTCTCATTAGGGATACGAAGTTCTGCTCAGGCGCCATCATAAATCCAAATAACATATTGACTGCTGCACACTGCGTCGATAG GACGAAGCCAAATGAGGTAGAGGTGAGAGCTGGCAGCCGGAGACTTGGCGAGGGAATGGAGATACCGATTGACTCAATAACGGTTCCTAAGGATTTCGATGCTCGAGAACATTACATGGACATTGCTGTCTTACGGACCTCCACCCCTTTCACGTTCAGTAGAGAGTTAAAACCTACTTTTCTGGCAGCTGTTAATTCTGAGTTACCAGATACAATTACAGTTGCTGGCTGGGGGACAGATGGG ATCAGCAATGACCTATCTGAAGAGCTCAGGTTTGTGAATCTACCAGTGATAAGTAACTTACAATGCCAAACGCGCTACCCGGAGTCAAGTATCACCAGGCACCTGTTCTGTGCTGAAAACACTCGTGTAGGAGGCCAAGGCACTTGCaag GGCGACGGCGGCGCCCCAGCGACGATGACAAATACTACTAGACTGGTCGGAATCAGTTCTTTTGCCCGAGGGTGCGGTTTCGATATTGCACCTAGTGTATTCACTAACGTCAATAATAAAGAGATTCGTGATTTCATCGATAGTAACACAA AAAAGAACATCTCCGAGAACAGTACCGTGATAGAACAGGCTGACGCACGGATTGCTGGAGGGGAAATTCCTGAAGAAGAAGAGAATAATTTTAGTTATCAAGTACAAATTCTCATTAGGAATACGAAGTTCTGCTCAGGCGCCATCATCGAAAGATATTACATATTGACTGCTGCACACTGTGTCGATAA AACAAAGCCAAATGAGGTAGAGGTGAGAGCTGGCAGCCGGAGACTTGGCGAGGGAATGGTGATACCGATTGACTCAATAATGGTTCCTAAGGATTTCGATGCTCGCGAACATTACATGGACATTGCTGTCTTACGGACCTCCACCCCTTTCACGTTCAGTAGAGAGTTAAAGCCTACTTTTCTGGCAGCTGTTAATTCTGATTTACCAGACTCAGTCACAGTTGCTGGCTGGGGGACAGACGGG ATCAGCAATGACCTATCTGAAGAGCTTAGGTTTGTGAATCTACCAGTGATAAGTAACTTACAATGCCAAGCGCGCTACCCGGAGTCGGGTATCACCAGGAACCTGTTCTGTGCTGAAAACATTCGACAAGGAGGCCAAGGCACTTGCAAG GGCGACGGCGGTGCTCCAGCGGTGATGGAAAATAGTCGTAGACTGGCCGGAATCAGTACTTTTGCACGAGGGTGCGGTTTCGATATTGCGCCGAGTGTATTCACTAACGTCGATAATAAAGAGATTCGTGATTTCATCGATAGTAACACTAGTGACAAAGGGGATAATTTTCTCGATATTTATGATGATTTTGAATGTGATGAAGATGGAACAACCGATTACGAATATGCTTGCTTGAATTAG